The window TTGATGAAACGTCGAACTGGAACACTTCAGTGCACAAGCCAGAACTCAACATTGGTCCTATAGATGGAGAAGGAAAAtcattatgtatatttataagaTGATGTTGAACCCACACCTGACTAGACCATTAATCATGAAAGACTCGAGCCAAATTGAAGGATGACACTCAtctaatatttgattaaatatttcaCGTACAACAGCCTCCCCAATGGCCATACAACATACCCAATTTATAACCTACACAATCATATGTTTGTTTGGAATTTCCAGAGTTCATTAGTTTCAATTTACAGCCCTGCCCCTTTTTCGTAAAGGGAGGAGGTATCGTAAAGCAAATTTTCTCACAAGTAACAAGTAGATGTTGCTATTGCAAGGGCggaaaaatgttatattcGTGAAAACAGTATATCAGAAATTTCTGTACAAAAACTATTCCTGTCCATATATCAACATCCAATATAAGGTCATTCTAATCCACCTGTGaaactatattatattgtttaaatggTCAAAACACCTTTTAAGGGTATCATGTCACAATCATATTTATCATAGAAGCCCTTGAATATTCAAATCCAAGAGCATCAGCCTAGCTAACAAGGGAAAATAACAAGTCAATGAGTCAATCTTCCTTGctacttttcaaattatatggGCACCAAATAAAGGATACAGTGCTCGCATATATTCCAGTGTCAGTATGTCTTGTTTCAATAGCCATTTGATAATTGATACCACTAGAATTCTAAATCCCAATGGAAAAGGTAATAAATCGGGTAGGTCATGCAacaaataaaactaacaaataTCATCATTCCatgtataaaaattatatataaataaataataataatcataattaaaaagatagtGAGCAAAGTAATACCTGCAAGACCTTCACGGAACCACTGTTGGAGCTTACCATCAACCGCAGTTGCCTTCTTGTGGTCCCTGTTAGCTGGACCAGAAGGAAGTGCCCTGATGTTTGGAATAGTGAGGGCTGGACTAAGATCTCTTGGAATTGCAAGGCCAGTCTCCCTAGCCTTGTCGGTATCAGACGCCTTGCCAGAGGCCATAGCTTTCTCGCTAGCTAGGAAAGAATGAATTATCAAGTTTCCGTCGATCTTCACTAATTTGTCATTCCTTGGAACGTATAAAGAAGCAACAAGAGGTTCCCTGGCATTTCGAAGCTTAACAGACTCATCTGAATCGTTTAAACGCTGCGACTCCTTTCCTCGTTGATCAAAGTTCAAATCTCGCCCTTTCCTATAAATTCTCTCACATTGTAAACGGTTCAAAGTACCAGATTTCCCACAATGTGTTCCAACATTCACACCATCGGATAAATTGGAATGCTCATCGACTCTCAAAACCCTACCCTGATTCTGATTGTATAACCTATTATCACCAACAAATGACAACTTACCAGGAACTACTCCAACATTTCCAAATCTGTCATTCGCTAAAGGAACTAAACCACCAAAAACCATAATAAAGAACAACAGACCCAGAAAACTAACACTGGCAGCCTTCTTAGTTCTTCCCTCAGTTTTCTTACTCTCAGTCTTTTTCCCCCTAGCTACAGGAATAGGTTGTTGGGGCTTTAATCTAGGAATTGGAACCAGAGGGACCTGAGACCCTTGTGGCTTAACAACATAAGGAGCACATGGCATCCATGAATAAGGCATTGGAGGCATTGGAGGCATTGAAGGATGTGGAAACATACCAGGAGGAGGAGGCTGACACATACCACTACCACTCAGCTGCTGTCTCAAACCTGCATTCTCAGCCATTATATACGATATCTTACTATTCAATTCAGCAATGGTTGAATGCATGTTCCTAACTTTATCCTCCAACTCCTCTACATAATGCTTTTTCCTCTGCCTTGAAAGTTGCGCACTCTCTCGATTCCTCATCAACCTCGCCTTCCGCTTCTCATCATCCTCATTTATAGAACAGGGATCCAATTGGGGATTGGTAGCTTCTGTGGATACAGATGACCTTTGATACTTAGCAGATCTAAAATCCGCGTTCCCTTCATCCtgttctttcttcctcttcgtCATGCAGTTCTTCCCCATTTCCTCTGACTTAACCTTCTGATCGACAATAACGTCATAACATTCCGCGTTAGAAGATGGGCAATTCATTCCTTCTGATACGCCCGAACCCGATCCCTGAGACGACGCTGGGCCGCCTGAGAATTCATGATCACCAAGCTCCGGGGAATGAGAATTCACCATCCTCGAACCTTTAGAGTCCCATCCACCAGAACCAGTCGAAAAACACTCGCTATCCGCCGTCCCCAATTTGGAAGATTCATAGTTCAGAAACTTACAATCATGGGGAGATGGATGGCAAGAGACCGCAGAGCTCCCTGAGCCTGGAGAGCCAGCAGGACTGCAAACGGGAACACTAGAATCATCCTCGAGTGGAACATCAGGAGGCAAGTGCGGGGAATTGGTGGGGTGATCCAAATTATCAGAGATGAGGAAATCATCAGCCTCGGAAGGGAGGCAAAGATCGTCGAGATCATCAAAGGTGAGCTCGAAGTCGTCATTATCGTCGAAACCCAAATCTAAGGCGGTAGAATAGAGAAAAGGGTCGCCGGGACCGTCGTGATTGGGATCGGAAAAAAACAGAGAGTCGAGAGGGGGAATTGGGAGGGAGTCAAATTCGGAAGCGTAAGAAGTagaattagggttttgatCGGAGGGGGAAACAGGGTGAAAGGGGTCAGGCATGATTAGGGTTTTGGAATTGGGAATTGTGGTTGGATTTGGAATtggattgaagaagaaaatgaagaatggGGAATGGGGTTTTAATGGGTCTTCGTGGCGTAACGAAACTGCTCTACGTTTTTCTTAGTCAAGCGCGTGTCAATCTTTGAGTTTCTGTCTCTCTCTAAAATAaactctctttttcctttttctttttaatttctactcattattattattattattattttctattttaacaGTAATTCAATCATTTGACGATCGTTACTGTTTTCTAGGGGTGTGTACAGACTCACAGATCGATACATGAGAAGAGGgtatatttgtttctttttgttaacttcacatatattttataggtCATGTTAATCGTAATTGGGCTATCCATTGTTTGGCTGCTCCTGCtctttcttcatcatcttcttgtGGTTGCCATCAACCCCTTCCTCCTTGCCTCGTTGGAGTGGTTAAAGAGTTGATGGGGGCGGGACGACCACTCTAATCTTTCTTTGTTCTTGTCTCTTACGTTCCTGTGTTTtcctatatataaaaaataataataattacaagtGTTTAGTTCACTGAGGGTGTGTGTTGCATTATTCTAAACTAATTCaaactttgtttaatttgtatgCAAGTCTTAActaattaatgaattaaaacCCTTAATTCAACACTTCTAGCTTAACCAAGTGTCCAAAATACAAACCATTTGTGATCAAAGTTTATATTGGGTGATATTCTTACTCTAAACCATAACATTCGATTACACTTACACCTCTGTCCCTTTTATGGACTTTCTCTGTCCACATCATTCCCCTTTCCCCTCCTCTATTTATCACActtcatttagaaaattaacCCACTGaatttgacttttattttctttacacATCCACCTAACCTTATTACTTATGCTACTTAGTTAGTAGGTGTTACATTGATTggtatt of the Cucumis sativus cultivar 9930 chromosome 3, Cucumber_9930_V3, whole genome shotgun sequence genome contains:
- the LOC101215342 gene encoding bZIP transcription factor 17; the encoded protein is MPDPFHPVSPSDQNPNSTSYASEFDSLPIPPLDSLFFSDPNHDGPGDPFLYSTALDLGFDDNDDFELTFDDLDDLCLPSEADDFLISDNLDHPTNSPHLPPDVPLEDDSSVPVCSPAGSPGSGSSAVSCHPSPHDCKFLNYESSKLGTADSECFSTGSGGWDSKGSRMVNSHSPELGDHEFSGGPASSQGSGSGVSEGMNCPSSNAECYDVIVDQKVKSEEMGKNCMTKRKKEQDEGNADFRSAKYQRSSVSTEATNPQLDPCSINEDDEKRKARLMRNRESAQLSRQRKKHYVEELEDKVRNMHSTIAELNSKISYIMAENAGLRQQLSGSGMCQPPPPGMFPHPSMPPMPPMPYSWMPCAPYVVKPQGSQVPLVPIPRLKPQQPIPVARGKKTESKKTEGRTKKAASVSFLGLLFFIMVFGGLVPLANDRFGNVGVVPGKLSFVGDNRLYNQNQGRVLRVDEHSNLSDGVNVGTHCGKSGTLNRLQCERIYRKGRDLNFDQRGKESQRLNDSDESVKLRNAREPLVASLYVPRNDKLVKIDGNLIIHSFLASEKAMASGKASDTDKARETGLAIPRDLSPALTIPNIRALPSGPANRDHKKATAVDGKLQQWFREGLAGPMLSSGLCTEVFQFDVSSTAPGAIVPASSLVNTSKTHRKNGTHLNKGKNRRILGGLPVPLSRSNFNITEEPVRNPHKDNFPGNNNKTASSVVVSVLIDPREAGDSEVDGVITPKSLSRIFVVVLLDSVKYVTYSCVLPRSGPHLVST